The following coding sequences lie in one Anguilla rostrata isolate EN2019 chromosome 8, ASM1855537v3, whole genome shotgun sequence genomic window:
- the LOC135260479 gene encoding thymocyte selection-associated high mobility group box protein TOX-like isoform X1, with translation MDVRFYPPPVPQNSLIQPPSATDPSCPEPSLRFDPLYCNQFDRENMYMSMAEPIQDFTPVCQAYPVSSLGDDDFNIPPITPPALPELTLPPRPESEPGTYHSLRTPVTQSGLHPFHPYRMDSPEVTISNTLSQDGGPAPSFLSAMLRKTSSSQCGAYPQVEDFRPCIQSVMVQHGQLTTINQSELSAHLGLSGNDVVHGSPSPPGSKRRSPSPSSSAQEDEADGVLKGVVSQGGGAEKRQAADLGKPPKVQKKKKKKDPNEPQKPVSAYALFFRDTQAAIKGQNPSATFGEVSKIVASTWDGLEDEQKQLYKRKTEVAKTEYLKQLAAYRANLVSQSYYESGEVTAPQGSQSPAFPRSGQANSGVYPERSHPQHLRPTAPMPTPLPGANMASPMSLPGANMASPMSLPGANMASLMSLTGANMASQMPLPGANMASSMSLPRANMAASSPPPHPTMQRGVSLQHQQQFVPMQKPLGNHQPFGNHHHQLPLHPQTTAQGFLPQAEFLGMLSRTSTVGLALTPPTDYSQSGCRDSSSQGLDWSVDYYSNGTLQR, from the exons ATGGACGTGCGATTTTACCCTCCTCCGGTTCCACAGAACAGTTTGATACAGCCTCCATCAGCAACAGACCCTTCCTGTCCGGAACCCTCGCTTCGCTTTGACCCTCTATATTGCAACCAG TTTGACAGAGAGAACATGTACATGAGCATGGCCGAGCCGATCCAGGACTTCACCCCGGTCTGCCAG GCGTACCCTGTGTCCAGCCTGGGGGACGATGACTTCAACATCCCCCCTATcacgccccccgccctccccgagCTCACACTGCCCCCACGACCAGAGTCAGAGCCCGGAACGTACCATTCCCTGCGCACCCCCGTCACTCAGAGCGGACTGCACCCCTTCCACCCCTACAGAATGGACTCGCCTGAGGTGACCATCTCCAACACTTTGAGCCAAGATGGAGGTCCGGCCCCCAGTTTCCTGTCAGCT ATGCTGCGCAAGACTAGCTCCTCCCAGTGTGGAGCCTACCCGCAAGTGGAAGACTTCAGGCCCTGCATCCAATCGGTGATGGTTCAGCACGGTCAGCTGACCACAATCAACCAATCGGAGCTCAGCGCGCATCTCGGGCTGAGTGGGAACGACGTGGTTCACGGCTCGCCGTCCCCGCCGGGGAGCAAGCGCAGGTCGCCGTCCCCGAGCAGCTCCGCGCAGGAAGACGAGGCTGACGGGGTCCTGAAG GGCGTGGTCTCGCAAGGGGGCGGAGCAGAGAAGAGGCAGGCCGCAGACCTGGGGAAGCCGCCCAAagtgcagaagaagaagaagaagaaggaccCGAACGAGCCGCAGAAGCCGGTCTCGGCCTACGCCCTCTTCTTCCGCGACACGCAGGCCGCCATCAAGGGCCAGAACCCCAGCGCCACCTTCGGGGAGGTGTCCAAGATCGTGGCCTCCACCTGGGACGGGCTGGAGGACGAGCAGAAAcag CTGTACAAGAGGAAGACCGAAGTGGCCAAGACTGAGTACCTGAAGCAGCTGGCAGCCTACAGAGCcaacctggtgtcccag AGCTACTACGAGTCGGGTGAAGTCACCGCTCCGCAGGGCTCCCAGTCGCCAGCATTCCCCAGGTCAGGACAGGCAAACAGTGGGGTTTACCCCGAACGCTCTCACCCCCAACACCTGCGTCCCACCGCCCCTATGCCAACACCTCTCCCTGGAGCCAACATGGCGTCCCCGATGTCTCTACCTGGAGCCAACATGGCGTCCCCAATGTCTCTCCCTGGAGCGAACATGGCGTCACTGATGTCTCTGACCGGAGCCAACATGGCATCACAGATGCCTCTCCCTGGAGCCAACATGGCGTCCTCAATGTCTCTTCCTAGAGCCAACATGGCCGCATcgtcccctcccccacaccccacaaTGCAGCGGGGTGTTAgcctccagcaccagcagcagttTGTTCCCATGCAAAAGCCCCTTGGCAACCACCAGCCCTTTGGCAACCACCATCATCAGCTTCCGCTCCACCCCCAAACCACAGCACAG gGATTTCTTCCTCAAGCAGAGTTCCTGGGCATGTTGAGCAGAACATCAACAGTGGGCCTCGCCTTGACTCCGCCCACCgattacagccaatcagggtgCAGAGATTCCTCTTCTCAGGGACTGGATTGGAGTGTGGATTACTATAGCAATGG GACCCTGCAGAGATGA
- the LOC135260479 gene encoding thymocyte selection-associated high mobility group box protein TOX-like isoform X2, with amino-acid sequence MDVRFYPPPVPQNSLIQPPSATDPSCPEPSLRFDPLYCNQAYPVSSLGDDDFNIPPITPPALPELTLPPRPESEPGTYHSLRTPVTQSGLHPFHPYRMDSPEVTISNTLSQDGGPAPSFLSAMLRKTSSSQCGAYPQVEDFRPCIQSVMVQHGQLTTINQSELSAHLGLSGNDVVHGSPSPPGSKRRSPSPSSSAQEDEADGVLKGVVSQGGGAEKRQAADLGKPPKVQKKKKKKDPNEPQKPVSAYALFFRDTQAAIKGQNPSATFGEVSKIVASTWDGLEDEQKQLYKRKTEVAKTEYLKQLAAYRANLVSQSYYESGEVTAPQGSQSPAFPRSGQANSGVYPERSHPQHLRPTAPMPTPLPGANMASPMSLPGANMASPMSLPGANMASLMSLTGANMASQMPLPGANMASSMSLPRANMAASSPPPHPTMQRGVSLQHQQQFVPMQKPLGNHQPFGNHHHQLPLHPQTTAQGFLPQAEFLGMLSRTSTVGLALTPPTDYSQSGCRDSSSQGLDWSVDYYSNGTLQR; translated from the exons ATGGACGTGCGATTTTACCCTCCTCCGGTTCCACAGAACAGTTTGATACAGCCTCCATCAGCAACAGACCCTTCCTGTCCGGAACCCTCGCTTCGCTTTGACCCTCTATATTGCAACCAG GCGTACCCTGTGTCCAGCCTGGGGGACGATGACTTCAACATCCCCCCTATcacgccccccgccctccccgagCTCACACTGCCCCCACGACCAGAGTCAGAGCCCGGAACGTACCATTCCCTGCGCACCCCCGTCACTCAGAGCGGACTGCACCCCTTCCACCCCTACAGAATGGACTCGCCTGAGGTGACCATCTCCAACACTTTGAGCCAAGATGGAGGTCCGGCCCCCAGTTTCCTGTCAGCT ATGCTGCGCAAGACTAGCTCCTCCCAGTGTGGAGCCTACCCGCAAGTGGAAGACTTCAGGCCCTGCATCCAATCGGTGATGGTTCAGCACGGTCAGCTGACCACAATCAACCAATCGGAGCTCAGCGCGCATCTCGGGCTGAGTGGGAACGACGTGGTTCACGGCTCGCCGTCCCCGCCGGGGAGCAAGCGCAGGTCGCCGTCCCCGAGCAGCTCCGCGCAGGAAGACGAGGCTGACGGGGTCCTGAAG GGCGTGGTCTCGCAAGGGGGCGGAGCAGAGAAGAGGCAGGCCGCAGACCTGGGGAAGCCGCCCAAagtgcagaagaagaagaagaagaaggaccCGAACGAGCCGCAGAAGCCGGTCTCGGCCTACGCCCTCTTCTTCCGCGACACGCAGGCCGCCATCAAGGGCCAGAACCCCAGCGCCACCTTCGGGGAGGTGTCCAAGATCGTGGCCTCCACCTGGGACGGGCTGGAGGACGAGCAGAAAcag CTGTACAAGAGGAAGACCGAAGTGGCCAAGACTGAGTACCTGAAGCAGCTGGCAGCCTACAGAGCcaacctggtgtcccag AGCTACTACGAGTCGGGTGAAGTCACCGCTCCGCAGGGCTCCCAGTCGCCAGCATTCCCCAGGTCAGGACAGGCAAACAGTGGGGTTTACCCCGAACGCTCTCACCCCCAACACCTGCGTCCCACCGCCCCTATGCCAACACCTCTCCCTGGAGCCAACATGGCGTCCCCGATGTCTCTACCTGGAGCCAACATGGCGTCCCCAATGTCTCTCCCTGGAGCGAACATGGCGTCACTGATGTCTCTGACCGGAGCCAACATGGCATCACAGATGCCTCTCCCTGGAGCCAACATGGCGTCCTCAATGTCTCTTCCTAGAGCCAACATGGCCGCATcgtcccctcccccacaccccacaaTGCAGCGGGGTGTTAgcctccagcaccagcagcagttTGTTCCCATGCAAAAGCCCCTTGGCAACCACCAGCCCTTTGGCAACCACCATCATCAGCTTCCGCTCCACCCCCAAACCACAGCACAG gGATTTCTTCCTCAAGCAGAGTTCCTGGGCATGTTGAGCAGAACATCAACAGTGGGCCTCGCCTTGACTCCGCCCACCgattacagccaatcagggtgCAGAGATTCCTCTTCTCAGGGACTGGATTGGAGTGTGGATTACTATAGCAATGG GACCCTGCAGAGATGA
- the LOC135260479 gene encoding thymocyte selection-associated high mobility group box protein TOX-like isoform X3, protein MKFSASRFDRENMYMSMAEPIQDFTPVCQAYPVSSLGDDDFNIPPITPPALPELTLPPRPESEPGTYHSLRTPVTQSGLHPFHPYRMDSPEVTISNTLSQDGGPAPSFLSAMLRKTSSSQCGAYPQVEDFRPCIQSVMVQHGQLTTINQSELSAHLGLSGNDVVHGSPSPPGSKRRSPSPSSSAQEDEADGVLKGVVSQGGGAEKRQAADLGKPPKVQKKKKKKDPNEPQKPVSAYALFFRDTQAAIKGQNPSATFGEVSKIVASTWDGLEDEQKQLYKRKTEVAKTEYLKQLAAYRANLVSQSYYESGEVTAPQGSQSPAFPRSGQANSGVYPERSHPQHLRPTAPMPTPLPGANMASPMSLPGANMASPMSLPGANMASLMSLTGANMASQMPLPGANMASSMSLPRANMAASSPPPHPTMQRGVSLQHQQQFVPMQKPLGNHQPFGNHHHQLPLHPQTTAQGFLPQAEFLGMLSRTSTVGLALTPPTDYSQSGCRDSSSQGLDWSVDYYSNGTLQR, encoded by the exons ATGAAGTTTTCCGCGAGCAGG TTTGACAGAGAGAACATGTACATGAGCATGGCCGAGCCGATCCAGGACTTCACCCCGGTCTGCCAG GCGTACCCTGTGTCCAGCCTGGGGGACGATGACTTCAACATCCCCCCTATcacgccccccgccctccccgagCTCACACTGCCCCCACGACCAGAGTCAGAGCCCGGAACGTACCATTCCCTGCGCACCCCCGTCACTCAGAGCGGACTGCACCCCTTCCACCCCTACAGAATGGACTCGCCTGAGGTGACCATCTCCAACACTTTGAGCCAAGATGGAGGTCCGGCCCCCAGTTTCCTGTCAGCT ATGCTGCGCAAGACTAGCTCCTCCCAGTGTGGAGCCTACCCGCAAGTGGAAGACTTCAGGCCCTGCATCCAATCGGTGATGGTTCAGCACGGTCAGCTGACCACAATCAACCAATCGGAGCTCAGCGCGCATCTCGGGCTGAGTGGGAACGACGTGGTTCACGGCTCGCCGTCCCCGCCGGGGAGCAAGCGCAGGTCGCCGTCCCCGAGCAGCTCCGCGCAGGAAGACGAGGCTGACGGGGTCCTGAAG GGCGTGGTCTCGCAAGGGGGCGGAGCAGAGAAGAGGCAGGCCGCAGACCTGGGGAAGCCGCCCAAagtgcagaagaagaagaagaagaaggaccCGAACGAGCCGCAGAAGCCGGTCTCGGCCTACGCCCTCTTCTTCCGCGACACGCAGGCCGCCATCAAGGGCCAGAACCCCAGCGCCACCTTCGGGGAGGTGTCCAAGATCGTGGCCTCCACCTGGGACGGGCTGGAGGACGAGCAGAAAcag CTGTACAAGAGGAAGACCGAAGTGGCCAAGACTGAGTACCTGAAGCAGCTGGCAGCCTACAGAGCcaacctggtgtcccag AGCTACTACGAGTCGGGTGAAGTCACCGCTCCGCAGGGCTCCCAGTCGCCAGCATTCCCCAGGTCAGGACAGGCAAACAGTGGGGTTTACCCCGAACGCTCTCACCCCCAACACCTGCGTCCCACCGCCCCTATGCCAACACCTCTCCCTGGAGCCAACATGGCGTCCCCGATGTCTCTACCTGGAGCCAACATGGCGTCCCCAATGTCTCTCCCTGGAGCGAACATGGCGTCACTGATGTCTCTGACCGGAGCCAACATGGCATCACAGATGCCTCTCCCTGGAGCCAACATGGCGTCCTCAATGTCTCTTCCTAGAGCCAACATGGCCGCATcgtcccctcccccacaccccacaaTGCAGCGGGGTGTTAgcctccagcaccagcagcagttTGTTCCCATGCAAAAGCCCCTTGGCAACCACCAGCCCTTTGGCAACCACCATCATCAGCTTCCGCTCCACCCCCAAACCACAGCACAG gGATTTCTTCCTCAAGCAGAGTTCCTGGGCATGTTGAGCAGAACATCAACAGTGGGCCTCGCCTTGACTCCGCCCACCgattacagccaatcagggtgCAGAGATTCCTCTTCTCAGGGACTGGATTGGAGTGTGGATTACTATAGCAATGG GACCCTGCAGAGATGA